Proteins encoded by one window of Nasonia vitripennis strain AsymCx chromosome 5, Nvit_psr_1.1, whole genome shotgun sequence:
- the LOC100120471 gene encoding DC-STAMP domain-containing protein 2-like isoform X2: MAFFQLVLKAKKLKKAKRRYHEEKLRSIEISKGARVHYALWQRIRRKKILLKKKLREFLTRCTSCPENTWLHKKAVLLRTEGTLENYVLKSVFGFVGGIILTYMFFVFFVFQLHFALISATLICCVLGVVLTLGLAFSPRIRCYVLLFLPQFFSKRGRQALMAYAFILALGGPVKNSLYNLAVLSESLACGQEQLKEAVKSVIDLIKQPFYALRDSLSSIVKSIKAIVKRIKQTLIAIKRLVISILQVIKSVFDWLGSVVSICNRDLGTPYDRCNKVFEDAVDDCQEKLGPVFGEVCHLTYVAQTVCLALKPLDLICVLVSYVSDAIVGVVRDRVKKFSREMKAMFYVKIKFSHSFHMETNKSQSISEISSKISSEIRRKTNRFLSFFDWVGFVTSFLFILLFLRVVYYRYKWLTSDRFDNHYISGYMREIDLKRARQDKETIFPLNQRERSKYAPVSSVLLIRSEKVKLTKSAVFLSITSVKLAIYMAIDYCLFWLLDKIRYHGRIEKKVPRPSYSDAVQVEGTGFLADIYRSIIRAFTPDTRMTEIESVPCLPEPKPPNYDTFVQILSLVLFCWLMALFEPYGLRLRQIVLSSYYPDRAKQRAVWLYNHIIRSRGSFLKYARRQLRRQFGTARGDGIERVTLRERLWALCPLLNRLWPLKLGTACLLCGQPERDKSAPHVRCPTPGCPGVYCPQCFQDLKKLCTLCLSPLDYGDLTDMSEERDSSDEQVDVDRLRKIAQEAAAKKEKTDEATADSEETKLIVSPKASSDDESSSSKYSYSYQDEPPKDTTIPQKVTFKDVEAQEIRDDVTMQIFDDASCDELLSSSSEGRIFCFGLFKQKKSSHAYEKVREQSDVSSSIEDTESWLSEEIVDEEEQLLDVEIENIIDRPSDSEDICEENTKRKRSRFKWLSKTLNKIFASKKKKEKRGIVNYKDSIQTGHGSEESCSSISSDDGENRQLLVLRRLEDYAEIGESMLRQRSNKSSTQYSCMTKFETRKVPRYLKSICNETRYFEIDESSQYNSPRESIRFQADFSPSTDTRSTVDSDPSHERPSSNTEDNDSYIYTSDNHSDKRYQSQTETSNSSIPDEIDFSDISTDYSERRNELLVNNDKAIDKEDLTEEDKINEDSDEKGQSHKTQAKYKRKQVYDSRTVGLKLHGMAEKAESKRISDDKYMKKFDELKKDKVDKETANTKKKNSLIQKKSSAIDNNKANTKIDKSTDMPELNTNFKTNFTERRVGGSDHCRCVEQRMIQEREYPQKLVRGFQPIIFERSEHSETRFNPGKCYDARKVDFSENSKGTRDKGTYVRLKTKETVTERKNTTSTED, translated from the exons ATGGCATTTTTTCAATTAGTCTTGAAGGCCAAGAAGCTGAAAAAGGCGAAACGAAGATACCACGAGGAGAAGCTACGCTCCATTGAGATATCCAAAGGCGCTCGGGTTCACTACGCTCTCTGGCAGCGTATTCGCCGTAAAAAGATATT ACTGAAGAAGAAGCTGAGGGAATTCCTAACCAGATGCACGTCGTGTCCGGAGAACACATGGCTGCACAAAAAGGCCGTCCTCCTGAGAACCGAAGGGACCTTGGAGAACTACGTGCTGAAGAGCGTCTTCGGCTTCGTCGGAGGGATCATCCTCACCTACAtgttcttcgtcttcttcgtctttCAGCTTCACTTCGCCTTGATTTCCGCCACTCTGATCTGCTGCGTCCTAGGAGTCGTTCTCACGCTTGGCTTGGCCTTCTCCCCCAGAATCAG ATGCTACGTTTTGCTGTTCCTGCCGCAGTTCTTCTCGAAACGAGGCAGACAGGCGCTCATGGCGTACGCGTTCATTCTGGCGCTCGGTGGACCTGTCAAGAACAGTCTTTACAACCTCGCGGTTCTCTCCGAGTCACTGGCTTGCGGTCAa GAGCAGCTCAAGGAAGCAGTGAAATCGGTCATCGACCTAATAAAGCAACCGTTCTACGCCCTGAGGGACTCGCTCTCGAGCATAGTCAAGTCCATCAAGGCTATCGTCAAGCGCATCAAGCAGACGCTGATCGCCATCAAGAGATTAGTCATTAGCATAC TGCAAGTGATCAAATCGGTCTTCGACTGGCTGGGCAGCGTGGTTAGCATCTGCAATCGCGATCTCGGCACGCCTTACGATCGCTGCAACAAGGTCTTCGAGGATGCGGTGGACGACTGCCAGGAGAAGCTCGGCCCCGTCTTCGGCGAAGTCTGCCACCTCACCTACGTCGCTCAGACCGTCTGCTTGGCCCTGAAGCCGCTGGACCTTATCTGCGTACTCGTCTCCTACGTTTCCGATGCTATAGTTGGAGTCGTCAGGGATA GAGTGAAGAAGTTCTCCCGCGAGATGAAGGCCATGTTCTACGTGAAGATCAAGTTCTCGCACTCGTTCCACATGGAGACGAACAAGAGCCAAAGCATCTCGGAGATATCCTCGAAGATATCGTCGGAGATCAGGAGGAAGACCAATCGCTTCTTGTCCTTCTTCGATTGGGTGGGCTTCGTCACGAGCTTTCTCTTCATCCTCCTGTTCCTCAG GGTCGTCTACTATCGGTACAAGTGGCTGACGAGCGATCGCTTCGACAACCACTACATCTCCGGCTACATGCGGGAGATCGATTTGAAACGCGCCAGGCAGGACAAAGAGACGATCTTCCCGCTGAATCAGCGAGAGAGGAGCAAGTATGCCCCCGTCTCGTCGGTACTGCTCATCAGGTCGGAGAAAGTCAAGCTTACCAAGTCCGCCGTTTTTCTGTCCATCACCTCGGTCAAGCTCGCCATTTACATGGCCATCGATTATTGCCTCTTCTGGTTGTTGGATAAGATAAG ATATCACGGACGAATCGAAAAGAAGGTCCCGCGTCCGAGTTACTCCGACGCGGTGCAAGTCGAGGGCACAGGATTCTTAGCGGACATCTACCGCAGTATCATCCGAGCCTTCACCCCCGACACCCGCATGACGGAGATCGAGTCCGTGCCTTGTCTTCCAGAGCCAAAGCCACCGAACTATGACACCTTCGTGCAGATCCTCAGCCTCGTCCTATTCTGCTGGCTCATGGCTCTCTTCGAGCCTTACGGACTGAGACTCCGACAAATAGTCCTGAGCAGTTATTACCCGGACAGGGCGAAGCAACGGGCAGTTTGGCTGTACAATCACATCATCAGGTCTCGTGGTTCCTTCCTTAAATACGCTCGACGACAGCTTCGTCGTCAGTTCGGCACAGCTCGAGGTGACGGCATCGAGCGGGTTACGCTGCGCGAACGTCTGTGGGCTCTATGTCCGCTGCTGAATCGTCTCTGGCCGTTAAAGCTGGGCACCGCTTGTCTGCTATGTGGACAGCCCGAAAGAGACAAGTCGGCGCCACACGTCCGGTGTCCTACTCCGGGATGTCCTGGAGTCTATTGTCCTCAGTGCTTTCAAGATCTGAAGAAGCTATGCACTTTGTGCCTGTCGCCGCTGGATTACGGCGACCTTACCGATATGAGCGAAGAGAG AGATTCGTCGGACGAGCAAGTTGACGTCGATCGTTTGAGAAAAATCGCTCAAGAGGCTGCTGCGAAAAAGGAGAAGACTGACGAAGCTACTGCGGATTCTGAAGAAACGAAGCTGATTGTTTCGCCTAAAGCTTCTTCAGACGACGAATCATCGTCATCAAAGTACAGCTATA GTTACCAGGACGAGCCGCCCAAGGATACGACCATTCCTCAGAAAGTCACTTTCAAGGATGTCGAAGCTCAAGAAATCCGGGATGACGTCACTATGCAG ATTTTCGACGATGCCTCGTGCGACGAGCTACTTTCATCGAGCAGTGAAGGTCGGATTTTCTGTTTCGGCCTTTTCAAACAGAAGAAATCTTCGCACGCATATGAAAAAGTTCGCGAACAATCCGACGTTTCATCGTCGATCGAAGATACTGAATCGTGGCTATCCGAAGAAATTGTCGATGAAGAGGAACAATTATTAGACGTGGAAATCGAGAATATCATCGATCGTCCAAGTGATTCGGAGGATATTTGCGAGGAGAATACAAAACGAAAAAGATCGAGATTCAAATGGTTGTCCAAGACTTTAAACAAGATATTCGCTTCTAAAAAG aagAAGGAAAAGCGCGGCATAGTAAATTACAAAGATTCGATTCAAACAGGCCATGGCAGCGAAGAGTCTTGCTCCTCGATTTCTTCAGACGACGGCGAAAATCGTCAGCTGCTAGTTTTACGCAGGCTCGAAGACTATGCAGAAATCGGAGAATCTATGTTGAGGCAGAGGAGTAACAAGAGTTCAACGCAGTATTCTTGTATGACAAAGTTCGAAACGAGAAAGGTGCCAAG atactTGAAATCCATCTGCAACGAAACGAGATACTTTGAAATCGACGAGAGCAGTCAATACAATTCTCCCAGAGAAAGTATTCGATTTCAAGCAGATTTTAGTCCATCGACAGATACAAGATCTACGGTGGACAGCGATCCGTCTCACGAGAGACCAAGTTCCAACACTGAGGACAAT GACTCTTACATCTACACCTCTGATAATCACAGCGACAAGCGATATCAATCACAAACTGAAACATCAAACTCCTCTATACCGGatgaaattgatttttcagatatTTCAACTGATTACTCAG AGAGAAGAAACGAGCTACTCGTGAACAATGATAAAGCTATCGATAAAGAAGACTTAACGGAAGAAGATAAAATAAACGAGGACAGTGATGAAAAGGGACAGTCCCATAAAACGCAAGCCAAGTATAAGCGAAAACAGGTTTACGATTCTCGCACTGTAGGTCTGAAATTGCACGGCATGGCCGAGAAAGCCGAAAGCAAAAGAATATCTGACGATAAATACATGAAAAAGTTTGACGAGTTGAAAAAAGACAAAGTAGACAAAGAAACTGCGAatacgaagaagaaaaattccTTGATCCAGAAAAAGTCAAGTGCCATTGATAATAACAAAGCTAatacaaaaattgataaatccACGGATATGCCAGAGTTGAATACGAACTTCAAAACAAACTTCACGGAAAGACGCGTAGGCGGATCAGATCATTGCAGATGTGTTGAACAAAGGATGATACAAGAAAGGGAGTATCCTCAAAAACTTGTTCGTGGTTTCCAGCCAATCATTTTCGAAAGAAGTGAACATTCGGAAACTCG TTTCAATCCAGGAAAATGTTATGATGCTCGTAAAGTAGATTTCTCTGAAAATAGTAAGGGAACCAGAGATAAAGGGACTTATGTCAGACTTAAAACTAAAGAG actgttacagaaagaaaaaatactaCCAGTACAGAAGATTGA
- the LOC100120471 gene encoding DC-STAMP domain-containing protein 2-like isoform X1 has protein sequence MAFFQLVLKAKKLKKAKRRYHEEKLRSIEISKGARVHYALWQRIRRKKILLKKKLREFLTRCTSCPENTWLHKKAVLLRTEGTLENYVLKSVFGFVGGIILTYMFFVFFVFQLHFALISATLICCVLGVVLTLGLAFSPRIRCYVLLFLPQFFSKRGRQALMAYAFILALGGPVKNSLYNLAVLSESLACGQEQLKEAVKSVIDLIKQPFYALRDSLSSIVKSIKAIVKRIKQTLIAIKRLVISILQVIKSVFDWLGSVVSICNRDLGTPYDRCNKVFEDAVDDCQEKLGPVFGEVCHLTYVAQTVCLALKPLDLICVLVSYVSDAIVGVVRDRVKKFSREMKAMFYVKIKFSHSFHMETNKSQSISEISSKISSEIRRKTNRFLSFFDWVGFVTSFLFILLFLRVVYYRYKWLTSDRFDNHYISGYMREIDLKRARQDKETIFPLNQRERSKYAPVSSVLLIRSEKVKLTKSAVFLSITSVKLAIYMAIDYCLFWLLDKIRYHGRIEKKVPRPSYSDAVQVEGTGFLADIYRSIIRAFTPDTRMTEIESVPCLPEPKPPNYDTFVQILSLVLFCWLMALFEPYGLRLRQIVLSSYYPDRAKQRAVWLYNHIIRSRGSFLKYARRQLRRQFGTARGDGIERVTLRERLWALCPLLNRLWPLKLGTACLLCGQPERDKSAPHVRCPTPGCPGVYCPQCFQDLKKLCTLCLSPLDYGDLTDMSEERDSSDEQVDVDRLRKIAQEAAAKKEKTDEATADSEETKLIVSPKASSDDESSSSKYSYITYIRSGYQDEPPKDTTIPQKVTFKDVEAQEIRDDVTMQIFDDASCDELLSSSSEGRIFCFGLFKQKKSSHAYEKVREQSDVSSSIEDTESWLSEEIVDEEEQLLDVEIENIIDRPSDSEDICEENTKRKRSRFKWLSKTLNKIFASKKKKEKRGIVNYKDSIQTGHGSEESCSSISSDDGENRQLLVLRRLEDYAEIGESMLRQRSNKSSTQYSCMTKFETRKVPRYLKSICNETRYFEIDESSQYNSPRESIRFQADFSPSTDTRSTVDSDPSHERPSSNTEDNDSYIYTSDNHSDKRYQSQTETSNSSIPDEIDFSDISTDYSERRNELLVNNDKAIDKEDLTEEDKINEDSDEKGQSHKTQAKYKRKQVYDSRTVGLKLHGMAEKAESKRISDDKYMKKFDELKKDKVDKETANTKKKNSLIQKKSSAIDNNKANTKIDKSTDMPELNTNFKTNFTERRVGGSDHCRCVEQRMIQEREYPQKLVRGFQPIIFERSEHSETRFNPGKCYDARKVDFSENSKGTRDKGTYVRLKTKETVTERKNTTSTED, from the exons ATGGCATTTTTTCAATTAGTCTTGAAGGCCAAGAAGCTGAAAAAGGCGAAACGAAGATACCACGAGGAGAAGCTACGCTCCATTGAGATATCCAAAGGCGCTCGGGTTCACTACGCTCTCTGGCAGCGTATTCGCCGTAAAAAGATATT ACTGAAGAAGAAGCTGAGGGAATTCCTAACCAGATGCACGTCGTGTCCGGAGAACACATGGCTGCACAAAAAGGCCGTCCTCCTGAGAACCGAAGGGACCTTGGAGAACTACGTGCTGAAGAGCGTCTTCGGCTTCGTCGGAGGGATCATCCTCACCTACAtgttcttcgtcttcttcgtctttCAGCTTCACTTCGCCTTGATTTCCGCCACTCTGATCTGCTGCGTCCTAGGAGTCGTTCTCACGCTTGGCTTGGCCTTCTCCCCCAGAATCAG ATGCTACGTTTTGCTGTTCCTGCCGCAGTTCTTCTCGAAACGAGGCAGACAGGCGCTCATGGCGTACGCGTTCATTCTGGCGCTCGGTGGACCTGTCAAGAACAGTCTTTACAACCTCGCGGTTCTCTCCGAGTCACTGGCTTGCGGTCAa GAGCAGCTCAAGGAAGCAGTGAAATCGGTCATCGACCTAATAAAGCAACCGTTCTACGCCCTGAGGGACTCGCTCTCGAGCATAGTCAAGTCCATCAAGGCTATCGTCAAGCGCATCAAGCAGACGCTGATCGCCATCAAGAGATTAGTCATTAGCATAC TGCAAGTGATCAAATCGGTCTTCGACTGGCTGGGCAGCGTGGTTAGCATCTGCAATCGCGATCTCGGCACGCCTTACGATCGCTGCAACAAGGTCTTCGAGGATGCGGTGGACGACTGCCAGGAGAAGCTCGGCCCCGTCTTCGGCGAAGTCTGCCACCTCACCTACGTCGCTCAGACCGTCTGCTTGGCCCTGAAGCCGCTGGACCTTATCTGCGTACTCGTCTCCTACGTTTCCGATGCTATAGTTGGAGTCGTCAGGGATA GAGTGAAGAAGTTCTCCCGCGAGATGAAGGCCATGTTCTACGTGAAGATCAAGTTCTCGCACTCGTTCCACATGGAGACGAACAAGAGCCAAAGCATCTCGGAGATATCCTCGAAGATATCGTCGGAGATCAGGAGGAAGACCAATCGCTTCTTGTCCTTCTTCGATTGGGTGGGCTTCGTCACGAGCTTTCTCTTCATCCTCCTGTTCCTCAG GGTCGTCTACTATCGGTACAAGTGGCTGACGAGCGATCGCTTCGACAACCACTACATCTCCGGCTACATGCGGGAGATCGATTTGAAACGCGCCAGGCAGGACAAAGAGACGATCTTCCCGCTGAATCAGCGAGAGAGGAGCAAGTATGCCCCCGTCTCGTCGGTACTGCTCATCAGGTCGGAGAAAGTCAAGCTTACCAAGTCCGCCGTTTTTCTGTCCATCACCTCGGTCAAGCTCGCCATTTACATGGCCATCGATTATTGCCTCTTCTGGTTGTTGGATAAGATAAG ATATCACGGACGAATCGAAAAGAAGGTCCCGCGTCCGAGTTACTCCGACGCGGTGCAAGTCGAGGGCACAGGATTCTTAGCGGACATCTACCGCAGTATCATCCGAGCCTTCACCCCCGACACCCGCATGACGGAGATCGAGTCCGTGCCTTGTCTTCCAGAGCCAAAGCCACCGAACTATGACACCTTCGTGCAGATCCTCAGCCTCGTCCTATTCTGCTGGCTCATGGCTCTCTTCGAGCCTTACGGACTGAGACTCCGACAAATAGTCCTGAGCAGTTATTACCCGGACAGGGCGAAGCAACGGGCAGTTTGGCTGTACAATCACATCATCAGGTCTCGTGGTTCCTTCCTTAAATACGCTCGACGACAGCTTCGTCGTCAGTTCGGCACAGCTCGAGGTGACGGCATCGAGCGGGTTACGCTGCGCGAACGTCTGTGGGCTCTATGTCCGCTGCTGAATCGTCTCTGGCCGTTAAAGCTGGGCACCGCTTGTCTGCTATGTGGACAGCCCGAAAGAGACAAGTCGGCGCCACACGTCCGGTGTCCTACTCCGGGATGTCCTGGAGTCTATTGTCCTCAGTGCTTTCAAGATCTGAAGAAGCTATGCACTTTGTGCCTGTCGCCGCTGGATTACGGCGACCTTACCGATATGAGCGAAGAGAG AGATTCGTCGGACGAGCAAGTTGACGTCGATCGTTTGAGAAAAATCGCTCAAGAGGCTGCTGCGAAAAAGGAGAAGACTGACGAAGCTACTGCGGATTCTGAAGAAACGAAGCTGATTGTTTCGCCTAAAGCTTCTTCAGACGACGAATCATCGTCATCAAAGTACAGCTATA TAACCTACATTCGATCAGGTTACCAGGACGAGCCGCCCAAGGATACGACCATTCCTCAGAAAGTCACTTTCAAGGATGTCGAAGCTCAAGAAATCCGGGATGACGTCACTATGCAG ATTTTCGACGATGCCTCGTGCGACGAGCTACTTTCATCGAGCAGTGAAGGTCGGATTTTCTGTTTCGGCCTTTTCAAACAGAAGAAATCTTCGCACGCATATGAAAAAGTTCGCGAACAATCCGACGTTTCATCGTCGATCGAAGATACTGAATCGTGGCTATCCGAAGAAATTGTCGATGAAGAGGAACAATTATTAGACGTGGAAATCGAGAATATCATCGATCGTCCAAGTGATTCGGAGGATATTTGCGAGGAGAATACAAAACGAAAAAGATCGAGATTCAAATGGTTGTCCAAGACTTTAAACAAGATATTCGCTTCTAAAAAG aagAAGGAAAAGCGCGGCATAGTAAATTACAAAGATTCGATTCAAACAGGCCATGGCAGCGAAGAGTCTTGCTCCTCGATTTCTTCAGACGACGGCGAAAATCGTCAGCTGCTAGTTTTACGCAGGCTCGAAGACTATGCAGAAATCGGAGAATCTATGTTGAGGCAGAGGAGTAACAAGAGTTCAACGCAGTATTCTTGTATGACAAAGTTCGAAACGAGAAAGGTGCCAAG atactTGAAATCCATCTGCAACGAAACGAGATACTTTGAAATCGACGAGAGCAGTCAATACAATTCTCCCAGAGAAAGTATTCGATTTCAAGCAGATTTTAGTCCATCGACAGATACAAGATCTACGGTGGACAGCGATCCGTCTCACGAGAGACCAAGTTCCAACACTGAGGACAAT GACTCTTACATCTACACCTCTGATAATCACAGCGACAAGCGATATCAATCACAAACTGAAACATCAAACTCCTCTATACCGGatgaaattgatttttcagatatTTCAACTGATTACTCAG AGAGAAGAAACGAGCTACTCGTGAACAATGATAAAGCTATCGATAAAGAAGACTTAACGGAAGAAGATAAAATAAACGAGGACAGTGATGAAAAGGGACAGTCCCATAAAACGCAAGCCAAGTATAAGCGAAAACAGGTTTACGATTCTCGCACTGTAGGTCTGAAATTGCACGGCATGGCCGAGAAAGCCGAAAGCAAAAGAATATCTGACGATAAATACATGAAAAAGTTTGACGAGTTGAAAAAAGACAAAGTAGACAAAGAAACTGCGAatacgaagaagaaaaattccTTGATCCAGAAAAAGTCAAGTGCCATTGATAATAACAAAGCTAatacaaaaattgataaatccACGGATATGCCAGAGTTGAATACGAACTTCAAAACAAACTTCACGGAAAGACGCGTAGGCGGATCAGATCATTGCAGATGTGTTGAACAAAGGATGATACAAGAAAGGGAGTATCCTCAAAAACTTGTTCGTGGTTTCCAGCCAATCATTTTCGAAAGAAGTGAACATTCGGAAACTCG TTTCAATCCAGGAAAATGTTATGATGCTCGTAAAGTAGATTTCTCTGAAAATAGTAAGGGAACCAGAGATAAAGGGACTTATGTCAGACTTAAAACTAAAGAG actgttacagaaagaaaaaatactaCCAGTACAGAAGATTGA